One region of Quercus lobata isolate SW786 chromosome 2, ValleyOak3.0 Primary Assembly, whole genome shotgun sequence genomic DNA includes:
- the LOC115977294 gene encoding serine carboxypeptidase II-2-like isoform X1 — protein sequence MTHLRGPFGFVNKILTIFIYVYLGITIAASSTDPLAQQQLDKVLQLPGQNFNVSFAHYAGYITVNEDSGRALFYWFIEATKDPDSKPLVLWLNGGPGCSSIAYGEAEEIGPFHIKPDGKTLYLNSYSWNKVANLIFLDSPVGVGFSYSKNSSDVLNNGDKRTAEDSLAFLLKWFERFPQFKGRDFYIAGESYAGHYVPQLSQAIVRYNTALKEKAIKLKGYMVGNALTDDHHDHLGIFQFLWTTGLISDQTYRQLNLLCTFQPFLNVSEACYNILVVASTEIGNIDQYSIFTPPCPANVSQSNRLKKRMNHMVGHIDMKYDPCTEEHAVVYFNLPSVQKALHVDPAHAPSPWSTCSELVNTNWKDSPRTMLDVYHELIHSGLRIWMFSGDTDAVLPVTATRMSIDALKLATLRPWRAWYDDGQVGGWTQDYAGLTYVTVRGAGHEVPLHKPKRALALIKAFLSGNSTKLASA from the exons ATGACCCATCTAAGAGGACCCTTTGGTTTTGTTAACAAAATCTTGACCATCTTCATATATGTCTATCTGGGCATCACTATTGCAGCCTCTTCTACAGACCCACTTGCCCAACAACAACTGGACAAGGTTCTACAACTCCCAGGACAGAACTTTAACGTGAGCTTTGCACACTATGCTGGTTACATAACAGTCAATGAAGATTCTGGGAGAGCTCTTTTCTATTGGTTCATTGAGGCTACTAAGGATCCTGACTCAAAGCCTCTTGTTCTTTGGCTTAATGGAG GGCCTGGATGTTCATCCATTGCTTATGGGGAGGCAGAGGAAATTGGCCCTTTTCACATTAAGCCTGATGGGAAGACCCTTTATTTGAACTCTTACTCTTGGAATAAAG TTgccaatcttatatttcttgATTCCCCTGTTGGAGTTGGTTTTTCTTATTCGAAAAATTCCTCCGATGTGCTGAATAATGGAGATAAAAGAACTG CTGAGGACTCTCTAGCATTTTTATTGAAGTGGTTTGAACGCTTTCCTCAATTCAAAGGAAGGGACTTTTATATTGCAGGAGAGAGCTATGCAG GACATTATGTTCCTCAACTAAGCCAAGCCATTGTAAGGTACAACACAGCATTAAAGGAAAAAGCAATTAAGCTGAAAGGATATATG GTTGGAAATGCTCTAACTGACGATCACCATGACCACTTGGGTATTTTCCAGTTTTTGTGGACTACTGGTTTAATTTCTGATCAAACATACAGGCAGCTGAACCTTCTCTGTACTTTTCAGCCATTTCTTAACGTCTCAGAAgcatgttataatattttagtcGTTGCTAGTACAGAAATTGGAAACATTGACCAATATAGCATCTTCACTCCCCCCTGCCCTGCTAACGTAAGCCAGTCAAATCGGCTGAAGAAAAGAATGAATCAT ATGGTTGGTCACATCGATATGAAGTATGATCCTTGCACCGAGGAGCACGCAGTTGTTTACTTCAATTTACCTTCGGTACAAAAGGCACTTCATGTTGATCCAGCTCATGCACCATCTCCATGGTCAACCTGCAG CGAATTGGTAAATACTAACTGGAAGGATTCTCCTCGGACAATGCTGGACGTTTACCATGAGCTGATTCATTCAGGACTGCGTATATGGATGTTCAG TGGTGACACAGATGCCGTACTCCCAGTTACAGCGACCCGGATGAGTATAGATGCTCTTAAGCTTGCGACTTTGAGACCTTGGCGTGCCTGGTATGATGATGGACAG GTGGGTGGATGGACTCAAGACTATGCTGGGCTTACCTATGTAACAGTCCGGGGAGCAGGACATGAAGTTCCTTTGCATAAGCCCAAACGAGCTTTGGCACTCATTAAAGCCTTCTTGTCAGGGAACTCAACGAAACTGGCCAGTGCATGA
- the LOC115977294 gene encoding serine carboxypeptidase-like 29 isoform X2: protein MTHLRGPFGFVNKILTIFIYVYLGITIAASSTDPLAQQQLDKVLQLPGQNFNVSFAHYAGYITVNEDSGRALFYWFIEATKDPDSKPLVLWLNGGPGCSSIAYGEAEEIGPFHIKPDGKTLYLNSYSWNKVANLIFLDSPVGVGFSYSKNSSDVLNNGDKRTAEDSLAFLLKWFERFPQFKGRDFYIAGESYAGHYVPQLSQAIVRYNTALKEKAIKLKGYMVGNALTDDHHDHLEIGNIDQYSIFTPPCPANVSQSNRLKKRMNHMVGHIDMKYDPCTEEHAVVYFNLPSVQKALHVDPAHAPSPWSTCSELVNTNWKDSPRTMLDVYHELIHSGLRIWMFSGDTDAVLPVTATRMSIDALKLATLRPWRAWYDDGQVGGWTQDYAGLTYVTVRGAGHEVPLHKPKRALALIKAFLSGNSTKLASA, encoded by the exons ATGACCCATCTAAGAGGACCCTTTGGTTTTGTTAACAAAATCTTGACCATCTTCATATATGTCTATCTGGGCATCACTATTGCAGCCTCTTCTACAGACCCACTTGCCCAACAACAACTGGACAAGGTTCTACAACTCCCAGGACAGAACTTTAACGTGAGCTTTGCACACTATGCTGGTTACATAACAGTCAATGAAGATTCTGGGAGAGCTCTTTTCTATTGGTTCATTGAGGCTACTAAGGATCCTGACTCAAAGCCTCTTGTTCTTTGGCTTAATGGAG GGCCTGGATGTTCATCCATTGCTTATGGGGAGGCAGAGGAAATTGGCCCTTTTCACATTAAGCCTGATGGGAAGACCCTTTATTTGAACTCTTACTCTTGGAATAAAG TTgccaatcttatatttcttgATTCCCCTGTTGGAGTTGGTTTTTCTTATTCGAAAAATTCCTCCGATGTGCTGAATAATGGAGATAAAAGAACTG CTGAGGACTCTCTAGCATTTTTATTGAAGTGGTTTGAACGCTTTCCTCAATTCAAAGGAAGGGACTTTTATATTGCAGGAGAGAGCTATGCAG GACATTATGTTCCTCAACTAAGCCAAGCCATTGTAAGGTACAACACAGCATTAAAGGAAAAAGCAATTAAGCTGAAAGGATATATG GTTGGAAATGCTCTAACTGACGATCACCATGACCACTTGG AAATTGGAAACATTGACCAATATAGCATCTTCACTCCCCCCTGCCCTGCTAACGTAAGCCAGTCAAATCGGCTGAAGAAAAGAATGAATCAT ATGGTTGGTCACATCGATATGAAGTATGATCCTTGCACCGAGGAGCACGCAGTTGTTTACTTCAATTTACCTTCGGTACAAAAGGCACTTCATGTTGATCCAGCTCATGCACCATCTCCATGGTCAACCTGCAG CGAATTGGTAAATACTAACTGGAAGGATTCTCCTCGGACAATGCTGGACGTTTACCATGAGCTGATTCATTCAGGACTGCGTATATGGATGTTCAG TGGTGACACAGATGCCGTACTCCCAGTTACAGCGACCCGGATGAGTATAGATGCTCTTAAGCTTGCGACTTTGAGACCTTGGCGTGCCTGGTATGATGATGGACAG GTGGGTGGATGGACTCAAGACTATGCTGGGCTTACCTATGTAACAGTCCGGGGAGCAGGACATGAAGTTCCTTTGCATAAGCCCAAACGAGCTTTGGCACTCATTAAAGCCTTCTTGTCAGGGAACTCAACGAAACTGGCCAGTGCATGA